AGAGTAGCACATTTATTATGATGATATGTTTAACCGTATCAGTTATTTTTCCCATTGCTATTATTTATAAAGGGTTTAATTGTCAAATTTAAGTTGAATTTCTTCAGAAGAAAGTGTAATAAATGTTTTTTTACCAAAAGGGGATTGATTCGGCTCTTTACATGAAAATAATTGTTCTAATAACTCCTCTTGTTCTTTACTGTTAAGCTTCGTACCATTTTTTATGGCTAAACTTCTTGCCAAGCTTTTAGCTATGGCGTCTAATTGACTAAAACTAGAATCGGGTATTTCATTTTTAATGTCTTCAAAAAGCTCTTCAAATAAACCTTGAACATTGTTTTGATTAACATTTACAGGAATTCCGTCTAACGTAATGGAATCATTGTCAATTTTGTCAAATTGAAATCCTACACTTTCTAAATCGGGTTGAATTTCTTTGCAAAGAGAAATATCCCCTTTATTAAAGGTTATTTCTAGGGGAAATAGTAATTGTTGACTAGAGGTGTCTTCAATTGTCATTTTCGTTAAAAACTCTTCGTATAAAACCCGCTGATGTGCTAAATTTTGATTGATGTAAACAACACCTGATTTGATAACACTAAGTATATATTTTTTATGAACTTGAAGAGTTTTCGCTTTTATTTCGTTTTCTGAAGAATTAAATAAATCTTTATGTACAACATCAGCCTCCACTTCAATTTCCTGCAAATCTACTGCTGTTTCTGTTCCTGAATATAAAGATTCCCATTGGGCCGTTTTTGGTTTTTCATATGATTTTGACCTAGACTCACTTTCAAAAGGATTAAAACTTGGGTTAACGGTTATTTTTGGCGTAGAAACAGATGTCTTATCCTTAAATGAATAAGGAACATCCATAGTAGCATCTCTATTAAAATCTAAAACAGGTGCCACATTATATTGGCCTAAACTATGCTTTACGGTAGATCGTAAAATGGCATAAAGAGCATGCTCATTTTCAAATTTTATTTCCGTTTTAGTAGGATGAATATTAATATCAATTGTATTTGGAGGGACGGATAAATACAAAAAATAAGAAGGATGATGTCCATGAGGTAACAATTGATCAAAAGCATTAATTACTGCATGATGCAAATATCCATTTTTAATAAACCTGTTGTTTACAAAGAAAAATTGTTCACCACGTTTTTTCTTAGCAAATTCTGGTTTAGATACAAATCCCTCAATAGTAATAATATCTGTATGTTCTTGAATTGGAACTAGTTTTTCATTTATTTTTTTACCGAATACAGCAACTATTCGCTGACGTAAATTACTGCTGTTTAAATTCAGTACTTCACTATCATTACTGTAAAAATCGAATGCAATAGAAGGGTGGGTAAGGGCGACACGATAGAATTCATCTTTTATATGACGTAATTCAATGGAATTAGATTTAAGAAAATTTCTACGAGCGGGTATATTAAAAAATAAGTGTTTAACTGCGATACTCGTACCTGTTGGTGTAGCAATAACATCTTGATTCTGGATGGTACTACCTTCAATTTTTATATGCGTACCTAATTCTTGATCTACTTGTTTCGTTTTAACTTCAACATGTGCAATAGCAGCAATAGAGGCCAATGCTTCTCCTCGGAAACCTTTGGTATTTAAATTAAATAAATCTTCTGCAGTTCTAATTTTTGAAGTAGCATGGCGTTCAAAAGATAATCTAGCATCTGTTACGCTCATACCTTTGCCATTATCAATAACTTGTACTAAGGTTTTACCCGCATCTTTAATGAGTAATTTTATTTCCGTAGCACCTGCATCTATAGCATTTTCTAACAATTCTTTTACAACGGAAGCAGGACGTTGAACCACTTCGCCGGCAGCAATCTGATTGGCAACATGATCTGGAAGTAGTTGAATAATATCTGACATTTATTTCATTTGAAAAATGGATAGATCAAAATCTATTATATATAGAAAAATAAAAACTAAAATAGCGACCGTAATTGCTATTGTTTTATTGATGCCTTTTGAGCTTTTTGTTTCTTCAAAGGCATTGGTGAATTTTGTTTTGAGAGAATTTTTTCCAACAGTTGTTCTAAATTCGTCAAACTTATGTTCTATCTTATATGGATTGCCCTCTCCTTTATAATATCTTGGAGAATATTCAAATTTTTTGTTTTTACGTTTAATAAATCCCATAATAGTTAATGTTTAATTATAAATTTAGCTTATTTACACCAAAAATTAAACCAAAATCAAATTTACAGAAATAAATAGGGGCAATCAAAATTTAATAGGGAAAATACGTGTTAAAACTATGCTAATGTTGCCATTTTAATGGCGGCAACTGCACATTCTACACCTTTGTTACCATGTTTTCCTCCTGATCTATCAATAGATTGTTGCATTGTGTTATCCGTTAATACACAGAAAATAGTAGGTACATCAAATTGAATATTTAAATCTTTAATGCCTTGTGAAACAGCTTCGCAAACAAAATCAAAATGTTTGGTTTCACCTTGTATCACACATCCAATGGCAATTATAGCATCAAATTTACCTTGTTTAAGTAGGTGTTTACTTCCGTAAACTAATTCAAAACTACCAGGTACATTCAGTCTTGTAATATTAGCATCCACGGCTCCATTATCTAATAATGTAGTATGAGCACCTTTATAAAGGTTTTCTGTAACTGAAGTGTTCCACTCGGAAACAACAATACCAAATTTTAATTTTTTAGCATTGCCAAGTATTGTTTTATCGTAATCTGATAAGTTTGTAGTTGCCATATAGGCTTAATTTTGAGCAGCTAATCTAGCTCTATTTAAATAAATATCAATTTTAAGTCCTTCATCAGAATTAGGATATTCATTTTTTATTCTAGTGAACAATTCTTCGGCTTTCGTATAATTCTCTAAGTCCATAGCAATGTTACCGGCCTTAAATAAATACAAGGGAGAAGTAAACTCATTACTTTTAAAATTAGCAGCCTTTATATAACTGTCAATAGCATCTTCTGGTTGGTTAGTGTCTGAATAAAGATCACCTAAGTTACCTTCCGCTATAGCACCTAAAATTTCATCAT
The nucleotide sequence above comes from Aureibaculum algae. Encoded proteins:
- the ribH gene encoding 6,7-dimethyl-8-ribityllumazine synthase, which gives rise to MATTNLSDYDKTILGNAKKLKFGIVVSEWNTSVTENLYKGAHTTLLDNGAVDANITRLNVPGSFELVYGSKHLLKQGKFDAIIAIGCVIQGETKHFDFVCEAVSQGIKDLNIQFDVPTIFCVLTDNTMQQSIDRSGGKHGNKGVECAVAAIKMATLA
- a CDS encoding riboflavin synthase subunit beta, whose translation is MGFIKRKNKKFEYSPRYYKGEGNPYKIEHKFDEFRTTVGKNSLKTKFTNAFEETKSSKGINKTIAITVAILVFIFLYIIDFDLSIFQMK
- the mutL gene encoding DNA mismatch repair endonuclease MutL; the encoded protein is MSDIIQLLPDHVANQIAAGEVVQRPASVVKELLENAIDAGATEIKLLIKDAGKTLVQVIDNGKGMSVTDARLSFERHATSKIRTAEDLFNLNTKGFRGEALASIAAIAHVEVKTKQVDQELGTHIKIEGSTIQNQDVIATPTGTSIAVKHLFFNIPARRNFLKSNSIELRHIKDEFYRVALTHPSIAFDFYSNDSEVLNLNSSNLRQRIVAVFGKKINEKLVPIQEHTDIITIEGFVSKPEFAKKKRGEQFFFVNNRFIKNGYLHHAVINAFDQLLPHGHHPSYFLYLSVPPNTIDINIHPTKTEIKFENEHALYAILRSTVKHSLGQYNVAPVLDFNRDATMDVPYSFKDKTSVSTPKITVNPSFNPFESESRSKSYEKPKTAQWESLYSGTETAVDLQEIEVEADVVHKDLFNSSENEIKAKTLQVHKKYILSVIKSGVVYINQNLAHQRVLYEEFLTKMTIEDTSSQQLLFPLEITFNKGDISLCKEIQPDLESVGFQFDKIDNDSITLDGIPVNVNQNNVQGLFEELFEDIKNEIPDSSFSQLDAIAKSLARSLAIKNGTKLNSKEQEELLEQLFSCKEPNQSPFGKKTFITLSSEEIQLKFDN